From Juglans regia cultivar Chandler chromosome 6, Walnut 2.0, whole genome shotgun sequence, the proteins below share one genomic window:
- the LOC109022276 gene encoding triacylglycerol lipase OBL1-like, whose translation MTTDHSDYVLLKAEEASFRDLVRFLLFPSKSTLRAITFIESSKPVEHVDIWQRWYICVSTFLQKLIIIFGTPMALSGELLEWWLNLLSSNGGVFKLWLKIIKGDKVVVPKKSSATFASVVGHLDQRVTLDKNIKPTDKKYKKSLSMMACKLSYENEAFVQTIVKNQWEMENLGFYQFHNAYVEGASTQAIMFKDTSSNPNLIMVAFTGTKPFDPFGWQTDLDLSLLTLEGVGNIHSGFMKALGLQKADEGWPKEIKQAIGDQRQFAYYAIRQRLREILKKNEGAKFILTGHSLGGALAILFVTVLAKHEEAWLLERLAGVYTFGQPRVGNKQLGEYMKEKMKKYDVKYFRYVYSNDLVPRVPYDNGHSFQHFQTCRYYSSCYQELWFEKEPNENYFSLLWAIPKYLNAFWELIRSFIIPCIWGPDYSETLLMRMFRVIGLIIPGVPAHLTQDYVNATRLGPKM comes from the exons atgacTACTGATCACAGTGACTATGTATTGCTTAAGGCAGAAGAAGCAAGCTTTCGTGATCttgttcggtttcttcttttcCCTAGTAAATCAACACTACGAGCAATTACATTTATAGAGTCTTCAAAGCCTGTTGAGCATGTAGATATTTGGCAGCGATGGTACATTTGCGTCTCCACTTTTCTGCAGAAACTCATCATTATTTTCGGAACACCTATGGCTTTGTCAGGGGAACTGCTGGAGTGGTGGTTGAATCTTCTTTCCAGTAATGGGGGAGTTTTCAAGCTATggttaaaaatcataaaag GTGATAAGGTGGTGGTGCCAAAGAAGTCGTCGGCGACATTCGCATCTGTGGTTGGACATCTTGATCAAAGAGTGACAttagacaaaaatattaaacctACTgacaaaaaatacaagaaatctCTCTCTATGATGGCTTGCAAATTGTCATACGAAAATGAAGCATTTGTTCAGACCATAGTAAAAAATCAATGGGAA ATGGAAAATTTGGGGTTCTACCAATTCCATAACG CTTATGTAGAAGGAGCATCAACTCAAGCCATCATGTTCAAAGACACAAGCTCTAACCCTAACCTAATCATGGTTGCATTTACGGGAACCAAACCATTCGATCCATTTGGATGGCAGACAGATTTGGATCTGTCCTTGTTAACGCTTGAGGGCGTGGGCAATATCCATAGTGGCTTCATGAAAGCTCTAGGCCTACAGAAGGCCGACGAAGGCTggccaaaagaaataaaacaagcaATTGGTGACCAAAGACAGTTTGCTTATTATGCAATAAGACAAAGGCTGAGAGAAATATTGAAGAAGAATGAGGGAGCTAAGTTTATATTAACAGGACACAGCTTGGGTGGGGCATTGGCCATTCTATTTGTGACTGTGCTAGCAAAACATGAGGAGGCATGGTTGTTGGAGAGGTTGGCGGGGGTTTACACATTTGGGCAGCCAAGGGTTGGGAACAAGCAACTTGGGGAATATATGAAGGAGAAGATGAAAAAGTATGATGTGAAGTATTTTAGGTATGTTTACAGCAATGATTTGGTGCCTAGGGTCCCTTATGACAATGGACACTCTTTTCAACACTTTCAGACATGCAGATACTACAGTAGCTGTTATCaagag CTTTGGTTCGAGAAGGAGCCGAATGAAAACTACTTCTCATTGTTATGGGCCATACCCAAGTACCTAAACGCATTTTGGGAGTTGATTCGAAGTTTCATAATCCCATGTATATGGGGTCCAGACTACAGTGAAACTCTGTTGATGAGAATGTTTAGGGTGATTGGATTAATAATCCCCGGAGTGCCAGCACATCTTACTCAAGATTATGTTAACGCCACTCGTTTGGGTCCTAAAATGTAG